Genomic window (Chryseobacterium bernardetii):
GGTTCTGCTTTCTGAAACCGTCAAAAATAAAAATCCGTCTGCGTTGATTCTGTTTTTTAATTTTTCCTGAATCAAGATTTTTTCATCATCTTTGAAAAGCTCAGAAACTGCCACTTTCCAAAGTACCGTTACAGAAGTCTCCACTTTGTTGACATTCTGCCCCCCTGCTCCGCTGCTGCGGGATGTTTTGAAACTGAGTTCTTTTGAAAAATCCTTCATTGCTTTAAATTTTGAAAGTTTAGATTACGGAATCCAAAACCAGAAACCTGAATTTCTTAAATGTTTTTGCCAATCAATTGCTGCAATTCCAATCTGTTTACCTTTCCATTCGGTGTTCTTGGAATTTGAT
Coding sequences:
- the arfB gene encoding alternative ribosome rescue aminoacyl-tRNA hydrolase ArfB; translation: MKDFSKELSFKTSRSSGAGGQNVNKVETSVTVLWKVAVSELFKDDEKILIQEKLKNRINADGFLFLTVSESRTQLMNKNKAIEKIVDIVNKALIVPKKRTATKPSRAQKQKRLDNKKKLSDKKENRRFRL